CCAGACCCTTGACAGCGGGGATCGGACCACTTCCGCGGCTGCACCTCCCTGCCGCTACCCCGCCTCCCCGAGGCCGTCAAGCGGGTGCGAACCGAGCTCTGGCGCGCCAGGCTGGGCGACAGCCGCGGTATCGTCCATCGACGGCACCGCCCCCGGGAAGGGAACACCACATGACCACGAACCAGCCGCACGACGACGACCAGGCAGCCTCCGTGAGCCCGACGCCCGCCGGCGGCGGCGGTGCCGACTCCGGCGCGGCGCCGGCGGTCGCCCCGGAGGGCACGGGTTCCACCGACGCCGAGGCGTCCAGCCAGAACGACATCGCCGGCGTCGGCCCCCGCGGCGGCGAGTCCGACGGGGTCGGCACGCAGGACGCCCCTCTCGAGGATCAGAACGCCACGACACTGAGCGAAGAGGTGCGGGGCATCCTCGTGCAGACCCGGGCCGACATCCAACTGGGCAACGCCCGTGAAGACCAGCTGCGTGACATCCTCTCCCGTCGCCTCCGCGACGCCGGACTCGATGACGACGTCGACCTCGACGCCCTGGTCCGAGAGGTGGAGAGTCCGTCGGACGACGACACCGCTCCGGGCGTCCACCCCTGATGGACGCCGTCGAGGCGCTCGCACAGCGAGCCCAGGATCGCGGGGCACGGCTTGCCGTGGCCGAATCGCTGACCTGCGGCCTGCTCGCCTCGACGATCGGGAAGGGCGAGTCGGCGCAGGAGTGGTTCGCCGGGGGTGTGGTCTGCTATGCGCTCGATGTGAAGGAGCGCGTTCTCGGGCTCGAACCGGGTACCGACCCCTGTTCGCCCGAGTGCGCCGAGCAGCTCGCCCGCGGCGTGAGGCAGCTGATCGTCGCCGACGTCGCCGTCTCGGTGACGGGCGTGGGCGGTCCGCAGCCGTCGGACGGACACCCTGCCGGCACCGTCTATGTCGGCTGGGCGGATGACGCCGGCACCGGCCACCGGATGCTGGAGCTCGACACCGATGACCCCGGCGAGGTGCTCGAGGCGAGCGTCGACGCGGCCCTCGAGGTCTTCCTGGAGCGCCTCGCCTGACCCCGAGGGTGCACTCCCTCCCCCCGAGGGTGCACTCCCCACACCCGAGGGTGCACTCCCTCCCTCCGAGGGCGCACTCCCTCCCCCCACCCGAGGGTGCACTCCCCGCACGCAAGGGTGCACTCCCTCCCCGCGATGGGATCCTGTCGTGTCACTCATGTCATCCACTGTCCCGCCGTCGGACGGGTCGGTCGACCCCGTTGACATCCTGGTGGCGCCGGGGAAGGTCCGTCCCGTCGCGCGCGCAAGGGCGATTCCGCCGGCCAGGCGGCGCTGTATCTGTCGTCGAACGGATGCCCCGTGCACCTCGTCGTGCGCGGCGACGACCTCTCGGCGCGCATGTCGAGTTACCTCGTCGACCGCCTCACCGATGACCCGCGCGTCCAGGTTCACACCCGGTCGCACATCGTCGGTCTCGAGGGCGACCGGGGGCTGCGCAGAGTCGCGATCGACAGCGTGGGCGAAGTCGATGCGCGCGGCCTGTTCTGTTTCATCGGCGCCGACCCCGCCACGGCCTGGCTCCCCGACCTCGACCGCGACGACGACGGCTTCGTCCGCACGGGCACCGACATCACCGTGCAGTCGCTGACGCGGTGGCAGGCGATGGGGCGCGAGCCGCTCCCTTTCGAGACCTCGCTCCCGCGCATCTTCGCCGCCGGCGACGTGCGACGCGGCTCGATGAAGCGCGTGGCCGCAGCGGTCGGAGAGGGATCCAGCGCCGTCGCCTCGGTGCACCGTGCCCTGGCGGGATGACCGCGCCCCCGTTCGCCGGAGAGGGAACCCATGAGTGAGACAGCCATCGATCCGCAGGCTCCCCCGAGCGGCGACGGGTGCGTGGAGTGCCTGGCGCACGACGGTTGGTGGGTTCACCTGCGGCGGTGCGCGGCCTGCGGGCACGTGGGATGCTGCGACGATTCGCTCGGCCGTCATGCGACGGACCACTTCCGCGAGACGGGGCACCGCGTCATCCAGAGCTTCGAACCGGGCGAGGACTGGTTCTGGGACTATGTCGACGAGCGCATCGTCGACGGGCCCGCGCTCGCGCCGCCTCGCAGTCATCCCGACGACCAGCCGGCGCCCGGGCCGCGGGGTCGCGTCCCGCTGAACTGGAGGCAGATCCTGCAGGATCGATGACACGATCGCTCACGTCGCGTAGGCATCGATGAGGAGAGGACCCCGGATGCCGCGGAATGCGTCGAGCAGAAGGCCCACCGTGCGCGGGCCCGCCGTGGTGATCTGCAGGTCATAGGGACCCAGCTTCTCGAGCTTGCCGCTGCGCAGGCGCACGACCTCCCAGCCGGCCTCACGCAGGAGTCGGTCCTTGCGCCGGTCGGAGTCTTCGCGGGCGCCCACGTGCTCCAGGCCGAACCGGCCGATCGTGTCGTACTCGACGGCGATGCGCAGCTCGGGCAGGACGAGGTCGGGCCAGACCTCGCGGTGCTCGAAGAACGGGCGCGAGACGCGGACCGCGGTGTGACCTCGCGTGACCGCGAGCGCGCCGAACAGCCGTTCGTGCAGCAGCGCCTCCGCCGCCGACGCGGGCTTCGGTGCACACGCGCTGGCGAAGGAGGTGCCCGACGGCAGATCGGGGGTCTTCTCGCAGATGCGGCGGGGCCGGGTGCGGGGTCGTTGCGGACGTGACGCGCGGGCGCGGGCCGGCGCCGCGAGCGTCGGCGGGGGCGAGGGCGAGGACGGGGGCGAGGGCGAGAGCGAGGGCGGAGCGGCCTCGATGCCGGGCGCCATCAGCGTCAGTGCCGGGAAGGCACCGCGCCCCGTTGCCGCGTCGAGGCACTCGGGACACCAGGCCGACCGTCGGCGCACACGCCCGGGACGACTGCGCTGCTCGGCCGGGGTGGCGGCGAAGAGGTGTCCCGCGTCGCACTGCCACCGCAGCAGCACGTCGGCGGCCGGGGGGATCTGCGACAGCGCGATCCCGGCGTTGAGGTCGGGGTGGTACTGGCGCGCGACGGCAGGGTAGGCGGCCCACGCCTCGCGGTAGGTGCCGACCGCGTACGGCACCTCGGCGCCCCGCGAGAACTGCCGTCTCGCCCACCACAGCTCCACCCTCTCCGCCATGGCCGCGAACCTAGCGCGGGCATCCGACACGGCCGGCCGTGGTGTCGTAGACCGGACGTATCGTGTCGCCATGGGGATCAGGCGGGTGATGCCGGGGCCGTGCGTGCTGTGCGGCGCGCGTCGGGGCGATCGCCGGAACGGCGAGTGGTTCTGCTCCGTGTGCGACTGGCGGGTGGGAGATGCCCCCGATCCGGACCTTCCGTCGCCGCGGGTCGACGTCGTGTACTACCTCGGGTACGCCGAGCGGGTGAAGATCGGCACCACCCGTGAGCCCCGCGCGCGCCTCCGCGCGATCATGCACGACGAGCTGCTCGCCTTCGAACCCGGCGATCGCACCGTCGAGCGCTCACGGCACGACCTGTTCGCCCACCTGCGTGAGGGGGGCGAATGGTTCACCTCCGCGCCCGAACTCCTCGCGCACATCGGCGCCCTTCCCGGCAGCGTCGATCCGTGGGGCTCGTATGCCCGATGGGTCAGCAGCGCGCACCGGGAGCGGCTGTGACGGCCGTCATCCCGCCGCCTCCCAGACATCCCGCGCCTTGAGCGTGCGCACCGTCGTGACCGGTCGCGTGGCGAGCACCACCTTCCCGCGCGCGTGGAGCTTGCCCAGATCGGCGTAGGCCTCGGCCACGTCTCCGAGCGCATAGAGCCCCGACACCAGCAGCGTGAAGGCGCGCTTCTCGGCGAGCTGGGCCACCCGTTCCAACAGGGACGTCGCCTGGGCGACCGACTCGGGGTCGTCCTGCAACAACCGCACCTCGGCGTCGCGACGGTCTTCGCTCGAGCGGTAGCGCGAGGGCGAGACCTCCAGATCCTCGGCGAGCGCGCGACCGTCCTGCCCGAAGTTGTCGATCATCGCGGTGATGGGCTTTCCCGCGGCCTTGCGGATGCGGTCGGCGATGCCCGGCCCATAGAGCACCGGCTTGATGCCGAGCTGCCGCAGGTAATCGAAGTTGCGCTCGCCGCACGTGCCGATGACCGTCGCTCCGCGGTATCGCGCGATCTGCGCCTCGATGCTGCCGACACCGCCCGCCGCAGCCGACACCACGATGGTGTCGCCCTCGCCGATGCGCACCTGGTCGAGGATGTCGAGAGCCGTCGCTCCCGCGAGGAAGAGTCCGCCGGCGGCCTCCCACGACACGGTGCGCGGCTTCTTCACCAGAACCGACGTCGGCACCGTGATCGCCGAGGCGTGGGCTCCCGCGCGGACGTGCCCCACGACATCCGTCCCCTTCGGAAAGCCCTGGACGTCCTCTCCGACCGCGACGACCGTGCCGGCGAAGTCGCTCCCCGAGCGACGCGGGAACGGGTCGTTCGCGAACGCGTCCTCGCGGCCGCTGCGGATGAAGCCGTCGATGTGGCTGATGCCCGCGGTGATGATCTCCACGGTGACCTCGCCGCGACCCGGCGGTCGGAGCTCGGTGGTTCGCACCTCCAGGACATCGGCATCGCCTGTGCGGTCGTACTCGACCACCGTCGCTTCCGTCAGCTTCTTCGCCATGCCGGTCCCCTTCCACCATCGCCGAGCCGGGTGGCTCGGCGGACACCATCGTCCGCGTCACAGAGGTATTCGGTCCGAAGCACCAGAACGGATGCATCGTGTCCGCGAATCGCCGGAGTCGGCCCCGTTCACGCCAGTGCGTCGACCGCATCAGCGGGTTGGTCGGCGGTGAGAAACCGGATGAAGACCGCGATCCAGCCGAAGATGAGGGCGAAGACGATGATCTCGAAAGCCGTGAGGGTGAAGTAGCCGGTGACGAACAGCACCACCGAAACCAGCAACGCGACGAGGAACAGCCCTGCGGCCCGGAAGTACGCGGGGGGCAAGCCGCGCATGAGCCAACGACCTCCGGCCAGAAGGCCCAGGAACATCGCCGCCAGCCCCATCGCGCAGAGGTTGTGGACGAGCAGACTGAGATTCACCGGAACAGCCCCGACCCCCGCGAGCATGAGGCCCATGATGACGAACAGCGTCGGCACCACGCGCCAGCGCGCTCTCGGGTCGAGACCACCGGACGCGGCCACCGATGCAAGGTCGTGGGCGACGTAGACCGCGAAAGCCGTGACGAGGAGCCCGCCGACGATCAGGGTGCCGTTGAACACGACGCTCGAGAGGTGCCAGAAGGTGCCGAGGTGGCTGAAGTGGATCTCCCACCAGTCAGGGTCGGGAGTCGTGACCATGGCCGTGAGGGTCCCGACAACGACGAACGCCAGCAGCAGCGACGACATTCGCCGCGTCGTCATCCCGGAAGCGGACAGATACACGAGATAGGCGGTCATGCCCGTCGCCGTCCCCATCAGCACGGCCGACCAGAAGGGTTCGACCTGCCAGCCGATCATCCCCGCGCTGAGAACGAGAAAGACGGCGACGGCCGCCAGCGCCGCGAGTCCTGCATGCACGAGCGACACCGCCACCGCGTTGACACCGAATCGCCACGACGACAGCACCAGCCCCCGCTCGTGTCCACGGGTCTTCCGGGCACGCCAGTAGCCGACGCCCGCCGCGCAGATCGCCGTCACCGCGCAGGCTGCCGCCGAGATCCACCCGAAGGAGCCCTCACCGGCGAGGGGCCGGGGCGCCCCGAACCATCCCAGAAGGAGACCCAGCGCACCGCCGGATGCCGCGGCTGCCACGAAGGCGTAGAACGCCTCGCTCTCCACCCGCACCCGGGCGGTCGCGACGACGGGGACCATGGGCTCAGCGGCGGACGATGTCACGGCATCCCCTTCGACGAGGTGAGTGAGGTCACCGTACCGCCGCGCCGTCTCGGCCGGTAGAGTCCGGGTGCGCCGACCGCGCGGGCGATTGACGGAGGATGACGTGAGCGAGTCGTGGCCGCTTCTGGGTGACCCGCACGAGGTGACCGGGTTCATCGAGCCGATGGTGTGGGGGCGGTCGCGCTACACCGTGCTGCGGGTGCCCCCGGCCCTCGTCGCCGCCGCCGAGGACGCGGCGACGCGGCGGGTCGCCGGGCGGCTGGAGGATGTCGCGGTGAACCTGGCGCTGACCCGCGCCCCGGTGATCGACGACACCTTCGTCTGGGCGGGTTCCTCCCTGCTGCGCCGGCTGCGCCTGGAGACCGGCGACCCTGTCACGGGGTGGCTCGCGCCGGTCGACCCCGACGACGTCCCGGTGCCCGACGACCTCGCCGAGGCTCTCGATGCCGCCGGACTGCGGGAGCGATGGGATCTGCAGCCCCCGGCCGCCCGCCGCCGTCAACTCGTGCCCGTCGACGGCGCGGGCACAGCAGCCACGCGCGCCCGTCGGATCGAGGCGCTGCTGCGCTCCCTCTGAAACGTCCGCACGCATCGCCCTCGCCGGGCAGCCGGCACTCAGCCCGGGATCGCGAGGTCCATCACGGTCCGCGCCGACGGGAGCGCCCTGTCCACCCGATCGCGCAGCGGCTCGCGTGCGTCGTCCTCGAGCCAGCCGACGAAGGCGGTCCGGTACAGGGCGAACCCGATGGCCGCGAGCAGCTCTGCGTCAGCCTCGGTGTAGCCGCGCGCGGCGATCGCCGCAGCGATCTGCGGCTGCCACGCAGCCTGTTTGGCGAGCTCGCGACCGGTGAGGGCGACGTCGGTCTTGATGATCGCGTGCCGTTCGCGCAGGCGCGTCCGCTCCGGCTCCATCCTGTCGGCCAGCGCGCCGAGCGCGTGGCGCATCAGCTCCTCGGCGCGAAACGGCGGCTCGAGCGATGCGATCGCAGCGAGCAGGAGGGGAAGCAGCTCGTCCTCCTCCGTGAACAGCACCTCCTCCTTGTCGCGGAAGTGCCGGAAGAACGTGCGCGGCGTGACGCCCGCCGCCGTGGCGATCTGCTCGACCGTCGTCGCGGCGAAGCCGCGCTCGACGAAGAGCGAGATCGCGGCGTCCACGAGTCGCTCGCGGGAATCCTCTGGCCAACGCGGCATCCGCCCACTCTACCCTTGCGTCACATTGTGACATCATCTATTCTGCCGCTATGACACAGAGTGACATCACACCCACCGTTCTGCTGACCGGACCGACCCGAGGCATCGGCCACGCCATGCTCGAGCGCCTCCTCGCCCACCCCGCGCGACCTCGCCTGGTGCTCCTTGCGCGCGATCCGCGCGCGCTCGATGAGGCCGTGGCCAGGTCGCGCGATGCGGGCGCCGATGTCCGCGGCATCCTTCTCGATCTCGCCGACCTCGACTCCGTCCGCTCGGCGCTCGAGGAGATCGCCGAGCTCATCCGCACGGGAGAGCTCCCCCCGCTCGATGCGGCGATGCTCAACGCCGGCGGGCAGTTCCTCGATCGTCGTCACACGAGCGCTCAGGGGTACGAGCTGACCTTTGCGATCAACGTGATCGCCCAGCACGCCCTGCTGCGAGGACTCCAGCCGCTCCTCGGCCCCGGGGGCCACGTCGTCCTCGCCGGCTCCTCCACCCACCGCGGCAAGCGCCGGTCTTTCGGGCTCGTCCCCGACCCCGTCTGGCAGGAGCCGGCCGAGCTCGCCCTCACCGATGACACACCCCGTGGGGGGTTCCGCATCGAACGCGAGCGGGGCGGCATCGCCTACGCGACGAGCAAGCTGGCGCTCGTCACCCTCGCGCACCCGTGGGCGGCGCGATTGGGCGCCTCGGCCCAGCGCCTCAACGTCTACGACCCCGGGCTCGTCGCGGGCACGGGTCTCGTGCGCGGCATGCCCGCCTACATGGACTGGGTGTGGCGCAACGTCATGCCGGCGATGTCGGTCCTCCCGGGGGCGACGACACCGCGAGGCACCGCCCGCCACGCCGTCGCTCTCGCCCTCGGCGACCGGCACGCCGACAGGAATGACGCCTACATCGAGATCGGTCGCGAGACCCGCGCCGAGGCGGTCACGTTCGACGCCGGGCGGCAATCACGCCTGTGGTCGTGGCTCGAGGCTGCGACCGGAGCACGGGCGGACCGCGCGCAGGTCACCCCTCGCGCTGCGGACTGACGCCGTCGCCGACGCGCGACAAGAGGTCGCCGAGCACGATGAGCTCGGCCTCGGACAGCCCCGCGAAGTGCCGACGCATCTCGGCGACCACTCCGGCCTCGAAGACGTCGACCTCGGCGCGCGCGGACGGTGAGAGCCGGATGACACGTGAGCGCGCATCGGTCGGATGCGGCGCCTGCTCGACGAGACCCGACTTCCTGAGCCCGTCGACGAGTTGTGTGACCGCGCCGGCGGTGATCCCGAGGCGCTGTGCGAGCCGGCCGGGCGTGACCGGCTCTGCCGTGTGCGACAGGAGGAACATCGCCTCGAGCTGGGAGGTCGTGAGCATCAGCGAGGCGAAGGGTCGCCGCCGGGCGTCGCCGAGCAACCGCCGCGCTGACACCACCCCTTCGAGCACTCTGCCGATCGCGGTGTCGCGGTCATCCATCCTCACGCACTCACGAACGGCATCGTCCCGACGAAGGTCCGGTCGTCTACCTGCGTCAGGAGGAAATCCGCAAGATCGTCGCGGCTGATCTGCGTGCTCGCATTCACGCCGACCCAGCCGACCCGGTACGACCCGACTCCGGGCTTCTCGGTCAGCCGCGGCCCGCGCACGACGGTCCAGTCGAGCCCGGAAGCGCGCAGCACCGCGAGGTGGCCCTCGGCATCGGCGAGCACAGAACCGGAGAGGGTCTTGAGGAGGAACCGGATGACGCGATCGGCGGCCTTCGGCCTGTCGTGCTCGTCGTCGCGCAGACCTCCGCCCGAGAGGGTGACGATGCGGCTGACACCGGCCTCACGCATGGCTTCGACGATCACGCGCGTGCCGTCGGTCTGCAGGGTGGGCGGCGAGCCCTTCACCTGACCGAACAGGCTGAGGACGACGTCGGCGCCGCGCACCGTCTCGGCGACCGCGGCGGGGTCGCGGACGTCACCGGGGACGACGGTCAGGAGCGGCGAGGTGACACGGAGCGCGTGGGGGTCGCGGACGAGAGCGCGCACGGAGTGGCCGGCGGCGAGCGCACGGTCGAGGACGCGTCGCCCCGTCTTCCCCGTGGCGCCGAAGAGGGCGATCGTGGTCATGGCTTTACTTTAGTGGCTAAAGCAGATGGCGGGCGCGGTAGCGTGTGACGCGTGACGGGTGATGTGATCCTGGCTGTCGACCTCGGGGGCACGAAGGTCGAGTCCGCTCTCGTCGTCGCCGATGGAGCAGGGGCCGGCGCCGTCGTGCCGGGTTCTCGACACCGGCTGCCCACCGGACGCGCCATCGGCCCCGAAGCGCTCACCGGCGCCATCCGGTCCGTCACCACCCGGAGCCTGCAGGCTGCGCCCGCCCGCGTCTTCGGCGCCGGCGTGGGAGCCGCGGGCCCGATCGACCTCGTCCGAGGCACGATCAGCCCGCTCAACATGCCCGCGATCCACGATTTCCCCCTGCGCGACCTGGTGGAGGACACGGCCGGCGCACCCACCACCCTGCGGCTCGACG
The Microbacterium sp. SLBN-154 DNA segment above includes these coding regions:
- a CDS encoding CinA family protein; the protein is MDAVEALAQRAQDRGARLAVAESLTCGLLASTIGKGESAQEWFAGGVVCYALDVKERVLGLEPGTDPCSPECAEQLARGVRQLIVADVAVSVTGVGGPQPSDGHPAGTVYVGWADDAGTGHRMLELDTDDPGEVLEASVDAALEVFLERLA
- a CDS encoding NAD(P)/FAD-dependent oxidoreductase; the protein is MYLSSNGCPVHLVVRGDDLSARMSSYLVDRLTDDPRVQVHTRSHIVGLEGDRGLRRVAIDSVGEVDARGLFCFIGADPATAWLPDLDRDDDGFVRTGTDITVQSLTRWQAMGREPLPFETSLPRIFAAGDVRRGSMKRVAAAVGEGSSAVASVHRALAG
- a CDS encoding UBP-type zinc finger domain-containing protein, producing the protein MSETAIDPQAPPSGDGCVECLAHDGWWVHLRRCAACGHVGCCDDSLGRHATDHFRETGHRVIQSFEPGEDWFWDYVDERIVDGPALAPPRSHPDDQPAPGPRGRVPLNWRQILQDR
- a CDS encoding zinc-ribbon domain-containing protein codes for the protein MAERVELWWARRQFSRGAEVPYAVGTYREAWAAYPAVARQYHPDLNAGIALSQIPPAADVLLRWQCDAGHLFAATPAEQRSRPGRVRRRSAWCPECLDAATGRGAFPALTLMAPGIEAAPPSLSPSPPSSPSPPPTLAAPARARASRPQRPRTRPRRICEKTPDLPSGTSFASACAPKPASAAEALLHERLFGALAVTRGHTAVRVSRPFFEHREVWPDLVLPELRIAVEYDTIGRFGLEHVGAREDSDRRKDRLLREAGWEVVRLRSGKLEKLGPYDLQITTAGPRTVGLLLDAFRGIRGPLLIDAYAT
- a CDS encoding GIY-YIG nuclease family protein, producing MGIRRVMPGPCVLCGARRGDRRNGEWFCSVCDWRVGDAPDPDLPSPRVDVVYYLGYAERVKIGTTREPRARLRAIMHDELLAFEPGDRTVERSRHDLFAHLREGGEWFTSAPELLAHIGALPGSVDPWGSYARWVSSAHRERL
- a CDS encoding NADP-dependent oxidoreductase yields the protein MAKKLTEATVVEYDRTGDADVLEVRTTELRPPGRGEVTVEIITAGISHIDGFIRSGREDAFANDPFPRRSGSDFAGTVVAVGEDVQGFPKGTDVVGHVRAGAHASAITVPTSVLVKKPRTVSWEAAGGLFLAGATALDILDQVRIGEGDTIVVSAAAGGVGSIEAQIARYRGATVIGTCGERNFDYLRQLGIKPVLYGPGIADRIRKAAGKPITAMIDNFGQDGRALAEDLEVSPSRYRSSEDRRDAEVRLLQDDPESVAQATSLLERVAQLAEKRAFTLLVSGLYALGDVAEAYADLGKLHARGKVVLATRPVTTVRTLKARDVWEAAG
- a CDS encoding YdeI/OmpD-associated family protein, with protein sequence MSESWPLLGDPHEVTGFIEPMVWGRSRYTVLRVPPALVAAAEDAATRRVAGRLEDVAVNLALTRAPVIDDTFVWAGSSLLRRLRLETGDPVTGWLAPVDPDDVPVPDDLAEALDAAGLRERWDLQPPAARRRQLVPVDGAGTAATRARRIEALLRSL
- a CDS encoding TetR family transcriptional regulator — protein: MPRWPEDSRERLVDAAISLFVERGFAATTVEQIATAAGVTPRTFFRHFRDKEEVLFTEEDELLPLLLAAIASLEPPFRAEELMRHALGALADRMEPERTRLRERHAIIKTDVALTGRELAKQAAWQPQIAAAIAARGYTEADAELLAAIGFALYRTAFVGWLEDDAREPLRDRVDRALPSARTVMDLAIPG
- a CDS encoding SDR family NAD(P)-dependent oxidoreductase — encoded protein: MTQSDITPTVLLTGPTRGIGHAMLERLLAHPARPRLVLLARDPRALDEAVARSRDAGADVRGILLDLADLDSVRSALEEIAELIRTGELPPLDAAMLNAGGQFLDRRHTSAQGYELTFAINVIAQHALLRGLQPLLGPGGHVVLAGSSTHRGKRRSFGLVPDPVWQEPAELALTDDTPRGGFRIERERGGIAYATSKLALVTLAHPWAARLGASAQRLNVYDPGLVAGTGLVRGMPAYMDWVWRNVMPAMSVLPGATTPRGTARHAVALALGDRHADRNDAYIEIGRETRAEAVTFDAGRQSRLWSWLEAATGARADRAQVTPRAAD
- a CDS encoding MarR family winged helix-turn-helix transcriptional regulator; this encodes MDDRDTAIGRVLEGVVSARRLLGDARRRPFASLMLTTSQLEAMFLLSHTAEPVTPGRLAQRLGITAGAVTQLVDGLRKSGLVEQAPHPTDARSRVIRLSPSARAEVDVFEAGVVAEMRRHFAGLSEAELIVLGDLLSRVGDGVSPQREG
- a CDS encoding NAD(P)-dependent oxidoreductase, with the protein product MTTIALFGATGKTGRRVLDRALAAGHSVRALVRDPHALRVTSPLLTVVPGDVRDPAAVAETVRGADVVLSLFGQVKGSPPTLQTDGTRVIVEAMREAGVSRIVTLSGGGLRDDEHDRPKAADRVIRFLLKTLSGSVLADAEGHLAVLRASGLDWTVVRGPRLTEKPGVGSYRVGWVGVNASTQISRDDLADFLLTQVDDRTFVGTMPFVSA